TTTCTGGCATAATAATTTTCAATCCAGCGTTTGCCGTCGGCCAGACGTTTGCTGTCCACATCCGCCACCGCCACAATCCGGCAGAAATCATGCTTGATTGTCTCCGGCAGGTCGTGTCCGCGGGCGATTCGTCCGAATCCAATCTGTCCGATTTGAATCCGGTCATTCGGTTTGGTCCGCCCAAAAACCGTCGAGGGGATGAACATCGGAAACCCCACCGCTCCGGCCGCTGCCGCCGCTGCACCTTTCAGAAAATCCCTTCGTCTCATACGATTGTCTCCTTATCTTTTTTTGACTTATTGACCGATTTGAACTCCCGCCGAATAAGCGTACTCCTGCCAAAACCGCTCCGCGGTTTCCGGCTGGAGCGTGCCGTCATACACAATCAGCCGATAGCGCAGGCGATATTTTCGTCCGGGCTCCAATGTCCAGCTGTTCAGGCGAATCGGGCAGAACTCCACAAACAAGTCGCCCCGTCCGCCGTTGGCATCCGTCGGCCAGACCCGCATGGGTTCCGGATGCTCCCGATTTTCCGGATGGCTCAGAAAAACAATTCCCGCCCGCGTCCCGTCGGCAAACGAGCCGTTGACATCACACCAGCGGGCCCGCTGCCCATCGGCATCCTTTCGCGTCCGTCCCTCCGAGGTCAGCACGGTACAGTTGTCTTTGGTCCATTCCTCCGTCGCTCGAAAGCCCAGCCCCCCTCCGTAGCGATAGGCATCCAGCAGAATCGGGCTGTTCAGCACATTCCAGAAGTGGCTGTCAAAATCGACAACCCAGACGGTGCGTCCTTCCGCCTGCGCGGCAAAAGCCCCGATTCCCCAGACCTCCTCAATCGCCACCCGCCCCTGCGGAACCGCTGTAAAATCCACGTGTTCCTGACGAACCTGAAAACGCCCGCCGGATGAATCACACAGCACGGACTCCAGCCCTGCAAACCGAACCGTCCCCTGCCCCTTGGCCAGATTCCAGAAATCCACTTCCCGCCCTTCGATATGCGTCATGGTCCAGGGATTCCAGATTCCGTAATGATGATAATGGTCCGGCGGCTGAATGCGGGTCAGCACCTTGCCGGACGGCGACCAGAGCGGATGAACAAAACCGCTTCGGCGATAAATCGGATTCACCCCCTCCGGAACCGGACAAAGCGCCGTATAGTAGCGTACAACCGGCTTGTTCCGAAACCAAAGGGTAATCGCCTCCTCATCCTGGACCACTTTTACCGGTGATTCCATAGCTGTTTCCTGTTCTTTTTGGCCGTTGCGGCAGGCACTTATCAGACAAATCAGACAAACCGCCGCCCAGACTTTGTTGAAAGTTTTCATAGGGCTGCTTCCTTACAGGCATCCAGAAATGCACGCAGATTTTCCGTTGAGACACCATCGGGCACTCCCCCGCCGCAGGACAGAATCACCCGCCGGCAGTCCGAAAGGGTCTTGATTGTATCGTGTACACATCGGCGAACCTGCTCCGGGCCGCCCTGTGCCAGTACATCCCGCGGCGGGATATTGCCCAGCAGGGTCACCTGTCCGCCGGTCCATTCCTTCATTTCCGCCAATGAATGCTGAAAACTGAAGTTAAACAGATTAACCCCCAGCCCTGCCAGATACGGTGCACAAACGCGCCCGTCGGCATCGTTATGGAAAAACCGCACCGAAACATTCAGACAGCCGAAAATCTCCTTCAGGTACGGCTGTGCAAACGTCTCGAAATCCGCCTTGCCCAGAAACCCAACGATGTCATCCAGAATCAACACACCGTCAATCGTATCAAAATATTTCTTCTGCACCCCCAGCCAACGGATGATGTAATCCGTGATGATTCGCAGCAGACGATGAACCGGCTCCGGCTCCAGAGCCAGGGCTGTCAGAAACTCCGTCGTACCCATCAGAAAGGAGGCAATATTCAGCGGCCCGCGGGAAACCGCAAACCGAATCTGATGCCCGAGCTTTTCAATTGCTTTACGGTTCAGCGCCAGCCGGTTGAGCACAAACGGATTCAGGCCGTCTTTTTCCGGTTTGGGTACTTTCAGACGGTCTATATCCTTTGTCTGGTGAATTATTTTGTCCGCAAACGGCAGCTCATTGCGGTGAAATGTGCATTTCGCACCGAAGGCGCTGGGCTCTGTGCACATCCCGTATTCCGCCCAGAAGCCCGGCAGAAACATCGTCTCCGGAAATGCCTCGATTGCCCTCCGGTTGGCCTCAAACCAAACCGCATCGCTGGTAAAATAATCCAGCGTTGAAACGCCGAACCAGCCGGGCAGCCAGGGGCTGTCGATAATAAAACCAGTTGCAATCGGCTTCCTTTCTTTGCCGGCAAGCACATCCGCAAGCAGCTGCCATTGTTCGTGTGTCATTGGTTCTCCTCAGACGGCTCGTTTGTCCTATTTATTAATGTCTTGAGAATCTCTTTTTTTTCGGTTTTTTCTATTTATCGTCCGTCAGCCAGCTGTCCCCGATGGAAATATCCACCTTCAGCGGCACCTCCAGCGGCACCGCTGCGGTCATTTCTTCTGCAATCCAGCGGGCATCCTCCTGCGAACGGCTTTTCGGCAGTTCAAAAACCAGTTCATCATGAATCTGCAGAATCATTTTAATCGGCAGTTTTTCCTGCTCAATCCGTCGATGAATCCGAATCATCGCCGCCTTAATCAAATCCGCCGCCGAGCCCTGAATCACTGTATTGACCGCCAGCCGCTGGGCCTGCGAGCGGACATTCGGGTTGCGGCTGTCCAGCCCTGTAATCTTACGGCGGCGATGCAGAATGGTTTCCGCATACCCGTTCCGTTTGGCCTGTTCAATCACCCGGTCCATAAACGAGCGGATAGACCCGTACCGGCGAAAATATTCTTCAATAAAGCGTTTGGCCTCCGCCTGCGGCATTCCCGTCGTGCGGGCCAGTCCGAACGGGCCCTGTCCGTATATAATCCCGAAATTGACCGCCTTGGCCTTCGTCCGCATCTCGCCGGTCACCTGTTCCATCGGCACCCCGTAAATCTCCGAGGCCACAAATCGGTGAATATCCAAATCCTGAGCAAAGGCCTCCCGCAGGGCGGCATCCCGGGAAAAATGAGCCAAAAGCCGCAGTTCAATCTGCGAATAATCCGCGCTGAGAATGCAGTCCGTCTTCTTTTCCGGAACAAACGCCGCGCGAATCTGTCTGCCCAGTTCCGTCCGCACCGGAATATTCTGCAAATTCGGGTCCGACGAGCTGAGCCGTCCGGTGGCCGTGACCGTCTGATTGAACGAGGCATGCACCCGTCCGGTCCTCGGATTGACCAGCTGGCCCAGTTTTTCCGTGTAGGTATTGCGGAGTTTCTCCACCTGGCGGTACTGAAGAATCAGCGGGACGATTTCATGCTCTTCGGCCAGCTGCTCGAGGACATCCGCATCGGTGCTTCGCTGGGTTTTGCCGGACTTAATGCTCGCAAGCCCCAGCCGGTCAAAAAGCACTTCACCCAGCTGCCTGGTGGAATCAATGTTGAACGGTCCGCCGGCCAGTTCGTAAATCCGCTCTGTCAGCTCTCGCTGCATCTGAGCTATCGACTCCGACAGCCGGCTGAGTTTTTCCGTATCCAGACAAACCCCGTTCATCTCCATCCGCATCAGCACTTCGACCAGCGGCATCTCGATTGTCTCAAAGAGCTTTTGCAGGGCAGGCTGGGCCTTCAGCCGGGCGGACAAATACTCATACAGCTGCCAGGTCACATCCGCATCCTCCGCCGAATAGGCACAGGCCGCCTGCGTATCCACCTGCTCAAAGGAAATCTGCTTTTTGCCCTTGCCGATCAGCGCGGAAATCGGGGTCGTCTCCAGCCCCAGATAGTCCCGCGCCATCGTATCCAGAGAATGGCTGGAACGGTCCGCCGCGAGCACATAGGAAGCCACCATCGTATCAAAGCAGCGTCCATCCTGCAGCCCAACCGGCACCCCGCTGTTTTCCAGCACAATCATATCGTATTTCATATTCTGGCCGATTTTATAACGGCTCTTGTCCGCCAGAATCGGCCCCAGCCGACGGCGAACCTCCTCCAGCGGCAGATGCCTCTGCCCGGCCGGAGCCCGAACCGGCA
This is a stretch of genomic DNA from Anaerohalosphaeraceae bacterium. It encodes these proteins:
- a CDS encoding PmoA family protein, with product MKTFNKVWAAVCLICLISACRNGQKEQETAMESPVKVVQDEEAITLWFRNKPVVRYYTALCPVPEGVNPIYRRSGFVHPLWSPSGKVLTRIQPPDHYHHYGIWNPWTMTHIEGREVDFWNLAKGQGTVRFAGLESVLCDSSGGRFQVRQEHVDFTAVPQGRVAIEEVWGIGAFAAQAEGRTVWVVDFDSHFWNVLNSPILLDAYRYGGGLGFRATEEWTKDNCTVLTSEGRTRKDADGQRARWCDVNGSFADGTRAGIVFLSHPENREHPEPMRVWPTDANGGRGDLFVEFCPIRLNSWTLEPGRKYRLRYRLIVYDGTLQPETAERFWQEYAYSAGVQIGQ
- a CDS encoding uroporphyrinogen decarboxylase family protein encodes the protein MTHEQWQLLADVLAGKERKPIATGFIIDSPWLPGWFGVSTLDYFTSDAVWFEANRRAIEAFPETMFLPGFWAEYGMCTEPSAFGAKCTFHRNELPFADKIIHQTKDIDRLKVPKPEKDGLNPFVLNRLALNRKAIEKLGHQIRFAVSRGPLNIASFLMGTTEFLTALALEPEPVHRLLRIITDYIIRWLGVQKKYFDTIDGVLILDDIVGFLGKADFETFAQPYLKEIFGCLNVSVRFFHNDADGRVCAPYLAGLGVNLFNFSFQHSLAEMKEWTGGQVTLLGNIPPRDVLAQGGPEQVRRCVHDTIKTLSDCRRVILSCGGGVPDGVSTENLRAFLDACKEAAL
- the polA gene encoding DNA polymerase I, whose product is MSVSSPKLFIVDGHAHIYAAYYAPMRPLTSPSGEPTKAVFVFTTALLSLIEREKPDYLVVAMDSKTPSFRVNLYPEYKAHRPPMPEDMPSQIQRIEQILEAMQIPVVRVEGYEADDVIGTLAAKASQSGIETYICSKDKDMLQLLDERICTYDIKTGQRYDLRQMLEELRLTPQQFIDVLALQGDTADNIPGVPDVGPKTALQWIQQYGSLENLYAHADEIGGKRGENLRKFKEQVFLSRQLVVIHRQVPIEFDKQAFARKEGDREKLAKIFAELGFTRLLTQMDLKPVPVQTKPKIADSLFPEDNGRQPTVKQQGRDYVLVDTVEELERFSQLLGQQERFSFDTETTSLDAMRAQLVGLSFSWRAGQGWYLPVRAPAGQRHLPLEEVRRRLGPILADKSRYKIGQNMKYDMIVLENSGVPVGLQDGRCFDTMVASYVLAADRSSHSLDTMARDYLGLETTPISALIGKGKKQISFEQVDTQAACAYSAEDADVTWQLYEYLSARLKAQPALQKLFETIEMPLVEVLMRMEMNGVCLDTEKLSRLSESIAQMQRELTERIYELAGGPFNIDSTRQLGEVLFDRLGLASIKSGKTQRSTDADVLEQLAEEHEIVPLILQYRQVEKLRNTYTEKLGQLVNPRTGRVHASFNQTVTATGRLSSSDPNLQNIPVRTELGRQIRAAFVPEKKTDCILSADYSQIELRLLAHFSRDAALREAFAQDLDIHRFVASEIYGVPMEQVTGEMRTKAKAVNFGIIYGQGPFGLARTTGMPQAEAKRFIEEYFRRYGSIRSFMDRVIEQAKRNGYAETILHRRRKITGLDSRNPNVRSQAQRLAVNTVIQGSAADLIKAAMIRIHRRIEQEKLPIKMILQIHDELVFELPKSRSQEDARWIAEEMTAAVPLEVPLKVDISIGDSWLTDDK